Proteins from a single region of Apium graveolens cultivar Ventura chromosome 7, ASM990537v1, whole genome shotgun sequence:
- the LOC141674764 gene encoding secreted RxLR effector protein 161-like, with protein MQAFNPTKYPMDPKEHLTNDEGGKLVDPTEYKSLVGGLRYLVHTCPDMAYDVGIVSRFMEKPTVLHMNAVKRILRYVKGTINYGLVYSRDIRNNMLTGYSNSDFGGQTDDRKSTRGMVFYLNDNLITWVSEKQRCVALSWCEAEFMGGTTSACQAVWLRNLLSKLTGEDMGPVILYIDDKSAIDLARNLVFHGRSKHIDKHYHYIPECVERKEIIVKHVSSDMQRADFLTKALTTIKFERMRRLLGVMELPK; from the coding sequence ATGCAAGCTTTTAACCCCACTAAATATCCTATGGATCCGAAGGAGCATTTGACTAACGACGAAGGCGGGAAACTGGTGGATCCAACAGAATACAAAAGCTTGGTTGGAGGACTTCGCTACCTTGTGCATACATGTCCCGACATGGCTTATGATGTGGGGATAGTCAGCCGTTTTATGGAAAAGCCCACAGTTCTTCATATGAATGCTGTAAAGCGTATACTCAGGTACGTCAAGGGTACAATTAACTACGGCCTGGTTTATTCGAGGGATATTAGAAACAATATGCTTACAGGATACTCGAATAGCGATTTTGGAGGACAAACAGATGACAGGAAGAGTACAAGAGGAATGGTATTTTACTTAAATGATAACCTCATCACATGGGTCTCAGAGAAACAAAGGTGTGTGGCCTTGTCTTGGTGCGAGGCAGAGTTTATGGGAGGGACGACATCAGCTTGTCAAGCTGTTTGGCTGAGGAATCTGCTGAGCAAGCTAACAGGTGAAGATATGGGTCCAGTAATCTTGTACATTGATGATAAATCGGCCATCGATCTTGCAAGGAACCTAGTTTTTCATGGGCGTAGTAAACATATAGACAAACACTACCATTATATTCCAGAATGTGTTGAGAGAAAGGAGATCATTGTCAAGCATGTGAGTAGTGATATGCAACGAGCAGATTTCCTGACCAAAGCTCTCACTACTATCAAATTTGAAAGAATGCGCAGATTACTGGGAGTAATGGAGTTGCCTAAATAA
- the LOC141674765 gene encoding uncharacterized protein LOC141674765, translated as MTFTSVLVFQLVQQYLVVRAVKMGRPNMHTEWSSPLDFALFGMKNNEIKKAHGVWEAISPKDPKTTVVEDKVDKIALAAIYQGIPEDVLLSIADKETAKEAWDAIKVTCQGAERVKTVKVQTLKMEFESMMTKDTEIVDHFSMKLTGLVTNIRELGEEVAESYVVKKLLRAVPSKFLQLPLL; from the exons ATGACTTTCACATCTGTACTTGTGTTTCAGCTAGTCCAGCAATACTTGGTAGTTCGAGCAGTGAAGATGGGGAGACCTAATATGCACACAGAGTGGAGTAGCCCACTG GATTTTGCCCTCTTTGGTATGAAAAACAATGAGATTAAGAAG GCCCATGGAGTTTGGGAAGCGATATCACCAAAAGATCCCAAAACGACGGTGGTTGAAGACAAGGTAGATAAAATTGCTCTCGCAGCAATATACCAGGGCATACCAGAAGATGTCCTTTTATCCATTGCAGATAAGGAAACCGCCAAGGAAGCCTGGGATGCAATTAAAGTGACGTGCCAAGGTGCGGAGCGCGTCAAAACGGTGAAAGTACAGACTCTTAAGATGGAGTTCGAGTCTATGATGACGAAGGACACAGAGATTGTAGATCATTTCAGTATGAAACTGACAGGATTGGTCACAAACATTCGGGAATTAGGAGAGGAAGTAGCTGAAAGCTACGTGGTCAAAAAACTATTGCGTGCAGTTCCGTCAAAATTTTTACAATTGCCTCTACTATAG